From the genome of Acidobacteriota bacterium, one region includes:
- a CDS encoding protein kinase, translated as MSTLSPDSTISHYKIKELIGRGGMGEIYKAVDLELGRVVAIKTLSPELTADQNAHQRFLREARAASILSHPSICTVFEVGKEGDLVFIAMQYLQGRTIHELLTQGPMPIESAVSYALDVAEALEEAHKNGVIHRDIKPSNIIVNERGSAVVLDFGLAKQVSSYLSKLTDESPTMMHVTTAAAIIGTAPYMSPEQVRGEAVDARSDVFSFGATFYEMLSGVRPFTGRSSIEAMHAILHEEPKPLSKVRREVGRDLERIVTKAMKKEPADRYDSVNELKLELVEYIQSKGIQIRGASTRPSAVSSPMTIKTRILPTGSFVSTTSRILSPRVRLPVAVIVPIAVAVAGVIWWLIARTPNETQTEFLSSLKFVQLANWKNEADEDVESVLSRDGKLIAFSTMGGGVPNLWIKQSIGGDPNPIQITKGEWNNNNPIFSPDGSQIAFKSNRGKQFGIWRMPAFGGTPTLLKQVDTEYKLISWSDDGHTIYYLYTYGSAFDTDLLALNTTSGDTKLVAHFDQRIVYLSVSPGEDRIVYVANKDGQEDLWVMPVSGGAPARITNDPARDMNLAWLPDGKRIVYSSDRDGTFQICIAYLDGRKPLQITFGETSVFVQDVSADGTKILYKNLKEESDIWGVRLDTGSELELASDVNVKLWPDVSPDGKTIAYQSIRELGHVKLDKCRILTRPIATEGPQNQLAAEGIKPLWSPDGEHVAFVRRSKGWNLWTVRAAGGDERQLTTDGVNTGGQVSAPYNRVLPKDYSWTFDSKRIVYCTSYEQSSVCMVAVDGSGETHTLVPTNLDLIFYCPFLSPDATRIAYLSRTRVAPADGNQLWSIWVLDTKTERSEIIFQKNSFLRLLGWSGDNLVAGTADLDVPSEEPRGITLFQVSATGGVKHEIAHPKSAYLYNSFLSPDGRVIAVPVREDAKDNVWLISVNGGKGRRVTSNTDPKLYFSSMAWSPDGKAIFYGKQLTRTLISMIENFR; from the coding sequence ATGAGCACCCTGAGCCCGGACTCAACGATCTCGCACTACAAGATCAAGGAACTGATCGGCCGCGGTGGCATGGGCGAGATCTATAAAGCGGTAGACCTCGAGCTTGGCAGAGTCGTTGCCATCAAAACTCTCTCGCCCGAGCTGACTGCAGATCAAAACGCTCACCAGCGATTCTTGCGCGAGGCCCGCGCCGCTTCGATTCTGTCTCACCCAAGCATCTGCACCGTTTTTGAAGTGGGGAAGGAAGGCGACCTGGTCTTCATCGCTATGCAGTACCTGCAGGGGAGAACGATTCACGAGTTGCTGACGCAAGGCCCGATGCCGATAGAAAGCGCGGTGAGTTATGCGTTGGACGTCGCAGAGGCCCTTGAAGAAGCTCATAAGAACGGGGTCATACATCGAGACATAAAGCCCTCGAACATAATCGTGAACGAACGCGGCTCGGCAGTGGTGCTTGATTTCGGGCTCGCGAAACAAGTTTCCTCATATCTGAGCAAGCTGACCGACGAATCTCCTACGATGATGCACGTGACCACGGCGGCGGCCATCATTGGAACGGCTCCTTACATGTCACCGGAGCAGGTGCGGGGCGAGGCCGTTGATGCGCGCAGTGATGTCTTTTCATTCGGCGCCACGTTTTATGAGATGCTGAGCGGCGTGCGCCCCTTCACCGGTCGAAGCTCGATAGAAGCAATGCACGCGATTCTGCACGAGGAGCCTAAACCTCTCAGCAAAGTAAGACGGGAAGTGGGCCGGGACCTCGAGAGAATAGTAACGAAAGCAATGAAGAAAGAGCCGGCGGATAGGTACGATTCGGTCAATGAATTGAAGCTGGAACTGGTCGAGTATATTCAGAGCAAGGGAATACAGATCAGGGGCGCTTCAACGAGGCCTTCCGCGGTAAGCTCTCCAATGACTATCAAGACTCGAATCCTACCCACCGGAAGCTTCGTTTCGACGACATCCAGGATACTGTCTCCGCGCGTCCGCTTACCAGTGGCGGTGATTGTTCCGATTGCAGTCGCTGTCGCCGGAGTTATTTGGTGGTTGATCGCCAGAACGCCCAACGAGACTCAGACAGAATTTCTGTCTTCCTTGAAGTTTGTCCAGCTTGCAAATTGGAAGAATGAGGCGGACGAGGATGTCGAAAGCGTCCTCTCGCGCGATGGCAAATTAATCGCCTTTTCTACGATGGGAGGCGGAGTCCCCAATCTGTGGATCAAGCAGAGCATAGGCGGAGATCCGAACCCGATTCAGATCACTAAGGGAGAATGGAACAACAATAATCCGATCTTCTCACCTGACGGCAGTCAAATAGCATTCAAATCGAATCGAGGAAAGCAGTTCGGAATCTGGCGAATGCCGGCTTTTGGCGGCACGCCAACATTGCTTAAGCAGGTCGATACTGAATACAAACTGATATCCTGGTCGGATGATGGACATACCATTTACTACCTGTACACCTACGGCTCTGCTTTTGACACCGATCTCCTAGCTCTGAATACGACATCTGGGGATACCAAACTGGTAGCGCACTTCGATCAGCGCATAGTGTACTTGAGCGTATCGCCGGGCGAGGACCGGATCGTTTACGTAGCCAACAAGGACGGGCAAGAGGATCTATGGGTGATGCCAGTGTCAGGCGGTGCGCCGGCACGAATTACCAATGATCCGGCGAGAGACATGAATCTTGCATGGCTCCCGGACGGGAAGAGAATAGTCTATAGCTCCGACCGTGACGGCACGTTCCAGATATGCATAGCTTATCTCGATGGTCGAAAACCGCTGCAGATTACCTTTGGAGAGACTAGTGTTTTCGTCCAAGATGTTTCAGCGGATGGCACAAAAATACTATACAAAAACCTGAAAGAAGAGAGCGATATCTGGGGAGTGAGACTGGACACTGGCAGTGAGCTCGAGCTGGCATCGGACGTGAACGTCAAGCTGTGGCCCGATGTTTCACCTGATGGTAAGACGATTGCGTATCAATCTATCCGGGAACTTGGTCATGTTAAGCTGGACAAGTGCCGGATACTAACCAGACCAATAGCGACTGAGGGTCCACAGAATCAGTTAGCCGCTGAAGGAATAAAGCCGCTGTGGTCGCCCGATGGCGAACACGTCGCATTTGTGCGTCGAAGTAAAGGCTGGAATCTATGGACGGTGAGAGCCGCGGGCGGAGATGAAAGACAGCTAACCACCGATGGCGTTAACACCGGAGGGCAAGTCAGCGCGCCCTATAACCGGGTGCTGCCCAAAGATTATTCCTGGACATTCGACAGCAAGAGGATTGTTTATTGCACATCGTATGAACAATCGAGCGTCTGCATGGTGGCTGTTGATGGTTCAGGTGAGACTCATACTTTGGTGCCCACAAACCTTGATCTCATCTTTTATTGCCCTTTCCTTTCACCTGATGCCACACGTATCGCTTATCTGTCGAGGACAAGAGTAGCGCCCGCTGACGGCAACCAGCTTTGGAGCATCTGGGTATTGGACACAAAGACGGAGAGATCCGAAATCATCTTTCAGAAGAATTCCTTCTTGCGGCTGCTAGGTTGGTCTGGCGATAACCTTGTTGCCGGAACGGCTGACCTCGACGTTCCTTCGGAGGAGCCACGCGGGATTACGTTGTTTCAGGTTTCAGCGACCGGAGGGGTTAAGCATGAAATTGCTCACCCGAAGTCTGCCTATCTTTATAATTCTTTTTTATCACCGGACGGCCGGGTTATCGCTGTGCCGGTGCGGGAAGACGCTAAAGATAACGTCTGGCTGATTAGCGTTAATGGCGGTAAAGGAAGGAGAGTCACCTCAAACACTGACCCGAAGCTCTATTTCTCCAGCATGGCGTGGTCGCCTGATGGAAAGGCAATTTTCTACGGTAAGCAGTTAACAAGGACCTTGATCTCGATGATAGAAAACTTCAGATAA
- a CDS encoding BON domain-containing protein, whose amino-acid sequence MTKTSPTRISATALLLPLFLGMIAFASMHPVAGGSTTSASAAQNTNKSGATKSATKPSTKTDCSKADDAALAAQIKERLSKRASLKDIDVVVKAGVATLTGKVRYNSHRIAAAAEAKKVKCVKRVVNNVCKAGGCPPLEFCCNGACQTQPCAPDTKKP is encoded by the coding sequence ATGACAAAGACCTCACCAACGAGAATTTCCGCAACAGCGCTGCTGCTTCCACTGTTTCTTGGGATGATCGCCTTCGCTTCGATGCACCCTGTAGCGGGCGGTTCAACCACAAGCGCGTCTGCAGCGCAAAACACCAACAAGAGCGGCGCGACTAAGAGCGCGACGAAGCCGTCAACCAAAACTGATTGTTCGAAGGCTGACGATGCAGCGCTCGCGGCCCAAATCAAAGAGCGCCTATCTAAGCGGGCCTCACTAAAAGACATCGACGTTGTTGTAAAAGCTGGGGTCGCCACTTTGACCGGAAAGGTCCGATACAACAGCCACAGGATAGCGGCTGCGGCCGAAGCTAAGAAGGTCAAGTGCGTGAAGAGAGTCGTCAACAATGTATGCAAAGCGGGGGGCTGTCCCCCACTCGAGTTCTGTTGTAACGGTGC
- a CDS encoding YgiT-type zinc finger protein — MYGYKCEYCEGIVRPKKVKREAFKHKAGFVILEEVIIGVCDLCGTRYYSADILHAVNDIATGARPFEKTEEIPVAHVSQT, encoded by the coding sequence ATGTACGGCTACAAATGTGAGTACTGCGAAGGAATCGTTCGGCCGAAGAAGGTCAAGCGCGAGGCGTTCAAACATAAGGCCGGGTTTGTAATCCTCGAAGAGGTCATCATCGGAGTCTGCGACTTATGCGGCACTCGATACTACTCCGCCGATATACTTCATGCCGTAAACGATATAGCGACGGGAGCGAGGCCGTTTGAGAAAACCGAAGAGATCCCGGTTGCGCACGTATCCCAAACGTGA
- a CDS encoding M14 metallopeptidase family protein, with product MNKRGSRIIAPLAAVLLLAATAVAQTKVTSPKEQLGFNFGDDYQLANYTQLVDYWKKLAQQSDRMKLIEIGKTAEGRTMLMAIITAPENHKKLEQYKEIERRLATAEGLTDEQARALAAEGKAVVWIDGGLHATEVLGAQQLMELVYQMVSMNDPETLRILKDVILLATCVNPDGLDLVSNWYMRNPDPMKRSTAGLPRLYQKYIGHDNNRDFYMVNQPETEAINRIFYHEWFPHVVYNHHQTGPAGTVLFAPPFRDPFNYYHDPLVPLGIDLVGAAMHNRFATEGKPGATQRAGAPYSTWWNGGLRSTTGFHNMIGLLTESIGSPTPIEIPFLPNRLLPKGEQAYPIAPQKWHFRQSIEYSMSANRAVLDVASKHREDLLFNIYRMGKNSIERGSRDNWTIHPKVLAEVNAAVAKDSQQAGVARRAGDSPEAGDSPQATFQRGVPIKYFELLRKPENRDPRGYILTSDQADFLTATKFVNALIKNGVTIHRATSAFQVAGKSYPAGSYVVKTAQAFRPHVLDMFEPQDHPDDIPYPGGPPTPPYDSAGYTLAFQMGVTFDRVLDGFEGPFEKITGLAKPAPGKVNTVAGAAGFLLSHQVNDSIIAVNRLLSSGEEVYWLKQPVSANGKPYPAGAIFVSAKPSTLPKLQKLANDIGLTFDAVASKPTGEAYKLRALRIGLWDRYGGSMPSGWIRWLLEQYEFRFSVVYPPALDAGDLASKFDVLIFADGGIPARDGGGPGGRGGGGGGGGPIDPQSIPAEFRERLGSVTVAKTIPQLRQFLEAGGTILTIGSSTSLGYNTGLPIANALMEKPPEGVERALPREKYYVPGSVLQVRVDNNNPLAYGMSDKVDVFFDNSPVFRLKPEAALKEVKAVAWFDSDKPLRSGWAWGQKYLQDGVAVAEAKIGKGKLFLFGPEITFRAQPHGTFKFLFNGIYYGGAEPVSLK from the coding sequence ATGAATAAGCGCGGGAGCCGCATTATTGCACCATTAGCCGCAGTCTTGCTTCTCGCAGCTACGGCGGTCGCTCAAACCAAAGTCACCAGCCCGAAGGAGCAGCTCGGGTTCAATTTCGGGGACGACTATCAACTCGCCAACTACACTCAACTCGTCGACTACTGGAAGAAGCTTGCGCAGCAGTCCGACCGTATGAAGCTGATTGAGATCGGCAAAACCGCTGAAGGCCGGACGATGCTCATGGCAATCATCACCGCGCCTGAGAATCACAAGAAGCTCGAGCAGTACAAAGAAATCGAGCGCCGGCTCGCGACTGCCGAGGGGCTCACCGACGAGCAGGCGCGAGCGCTGGCGGCTGAAGGCAAGGCGGTCGTGTGGATCGACGGCGGCTTGCACGCCACCGAAGTCCTTGGCGCGCAGCAACTGATGGAATTGGTCTATCAGATGGTGAGCATGAACGATCCCGAGACGCTGCGAATTCTCAAGGACGTGATTCTGCTGGCGACTTGTGTGAATCCCGACGGGCTTGATCTGGTCTCGAACTGGTATATGCGCAACCCCGACCCGATGAAGCGATCCACGGCCGGGCTGCCGCGCCTTTACCAGAAGTACATCGGTCACGACAACAATCGCGACTTTTACATGGTCAACCAGCCCGAGACCGAAGCGATAAACCGCATTTTCTATCACGAGTGGTTCCCGCACGTTGTTTACAATCACCATCAGACCGGCCCGGCGGGAACCGTGTTGTTCGCTCCGCCATTCCGCGATCCGTTCAATTATTATCACGATCCGCTTGTGCCGCTGGGCATCGACCTGGTCGGGGCCGCGATGCACAACCGGTTCGCAACTGAAGGCAAGCCGGGAGCGACACAGCGTGCGGGCGCGCCTTATTCAACGTGGTGGAATGGCGGGCTGCGTTCAACCACCGGCTTTCACAATATGATCGGTTTGCTGACCGAATCCATCGGCAGCCCGACGCCTATTGAGATCCCGTTTTTGCCCAACCGGCTTCTGCCGAAGGGCGAGCAGGCTTACCCCATCGCGCCGCAGAAATGGCATTTCCGCCAGTCCATCGAGTACTCGATGAGCGCGAACCGCGCTGTGCTGGATGTTGCCTCGAAACATCGGGAAGACTTGCTGTTCAACATCTATCGGATGGGCAAAAACTCGATCGAGCGCGGAAGCCGGGACAACTGGACGATTCATCCGAAGGTGCTTGCCGAGGTGAACGCGGCAGTCGCCAAAGACAGTCAGCAAGCGGGTGTTGCGCGCCGCGCTGGCGACTCGCCCGAAGCCGGCGACTCGCCGCAAGCTACCTTTCAACGCGGCGTGCCGATCAAGTATTTCGAGTTGCTTCGCAAACCGGAGAACCGTGATCCTCGCGGTTACATCCTCACGTCAGATCAGGCGGACTTCCTGACCGCGACAAAGTTCGTCAACGCTCTGATCAAGAACGGCGTCACCATCCATCGCGCCACCAGCGCCTTTCAAGTCGCGGGTAAGAGCTATCCGGCGGGTTCCTACGTCGTCAAGACCGCGCAGGCTTTCCGCCCGCACGTTCTTGATATGTTCGAGCCGCAAGATCATCCGGACGACATTCCATATCCCGGTGGTCCGCCCACTCCTCCTTACGACAGCGCCGGCTACACGCTCGCTTTTCAGATGGGTGTGACGTTCGATCGGGTTCTCGACGGATTCGAGGGCCCGTTTGAGAAGATCACCGGACTGGCGAAACCGGCGCCGGGCAAAGTCAACACGGTCGCTGGCGCGGCCGGGTTTCTACTCAGTCATCAAGTCAACGACTCGATCATTGCGGTGAATCGGCTGCTTTCAAGCGGCGAAGAAGTCTACTGGCTGAAGCAGCCGGTCAGCGCGAACGGCAAGCCATATCCGGCCGGCGCGATCTTCGTTTCAGCAAAGCCATCCACCCTTCCCAAGCTGCAGAAGCTGGCCAACGACATCGGGTTGACCTTCGACGCAGTAGCTTCAAAGCCCACGGGCGAAGCATACAAGCTGCGCGCTTTGCGAATTGGTCTGTGGGATCGCTACGGCGGCTCGATGCCATCGGGGTGGATCCGCTGGCTCCTGGAACAGTACGAGTTTCGGTTCAGCGTCGTCTATCCGCCGGCGCTCGACGCGGGCGATCTCGCCAGTAAATTCGACGTGCTCATCTTCGCGGACGGAGGCATCCCCGCGCGCGATGGCGGAGGGCCGGGTGGAAGAGGCGGCGGAGGCGGAGGCGGCGGACCAATTGATCCGCAGAGCATACCCGCTGAGTTTCGCGAGCGGCTCGGCAGCGTGACGGTTGCAAAGACGATTCCGCAGTTGCGCCAGTTTCTTGAAGCAGGCGGAACGATTCTCACCATTGGCAGCTCGACCAGTCTCGGTTACAACACGGGTTTGCCGATCGCAAACGCGTTGATGGAGAAACCACCAGAAGGCGTTGAGCGCGCGTTGCCGCGAGAGAAGTACTACGTTCCGGGATCAGTCTTGCAAGTGCGTGTAGACAACAACAACCCGCTCGCTTACGGGATGAGTGACAAGGTCGACGTGTTCTTCGACAACAGCCCCGTGTTCCGGCTCAAACCTGAAGCTGCTTTGAAAGAGGTAAAGGCGGTTGCCTGGTTCGACAGCGACAAACCTCTCAGAAGCGGTTGGGCGTGGGGTCAGAAGTATCTTCAGGATGGCGTAGCCGTAGCGGAAGCAAAGATCGGAAAAGGCAAGCTGTTTCTCTTTGGACCGGAGATCACGTTCCGCGCTCAACCACACGGGACGTTCAAGTTTTTGTTCAATGGCATCTATTACGGAGGAGCAGAACCGGTGAGCTTGAAGTGA
- the xth gene encoding exodeoxyribonuclease III, with translation MKIATWNVNSVLARLPQVVRWLEAASPDVLCMQETKCIDEKFPAEEFARLGYLSESFGQAAYNGVAILSRVKCERVSRGLPDDEPGSQSRVLAATISGIRIVNVYTPNGQAVGADKYYFKLEWLRRLRAFFDSCYQPSERVLLCGDFNVAPEERDVHNPELWRGRILFSEPEKDALDLVRQWGFVDAFRMHNSEANQYSWWDYRAGAFRRNLGLRIDHVWVTEPLAKESTSVLIDKEPRGWEKPSDHAPVVADFRLDS, from the coding sequence TTGAAGATCGCCACGTGGAATGTGAACTCGGTGCTGGCGCGCTTACCCCAGGTCGTCCGATGGCTTGAAGCCGCCAGTCCCGACGTCTTGTGCATGCAAGAGACCAAGTGCATCGACGAGAAGTTTCCCGCCGAAGAGTTCGCCCGGCTAGGTTACCTGTCTGAATCGTTCGGGCAAGCTGCATACAACGGGGTCGCGATCCTCTCACGCGTCAAGTGTGAACGGGTCAGCCGCGGCTTGCCAGATGACGAGCCCGGCTCTCAGTCTCGTGTGCTTGCGGCGACCATAAGCGGAATCCGAATCGTCAATGTCTATACTCCCAACGGCCAGGCGGTCGGCGCCGACAAATACTACTTCAAGCTGGAATGGCTGCGACGGCTGCGAGCCTTCTTCGACTCGTGCTATCAGCCGAGCGAGAGAGTGCTGCTGTGCGGCGATTTCAACGTCGCGCCTGAAGAACGCGACGTCCACAATCCGGAGCTGTGGCGCGGGCGAATCCTTTTCAGCGAGCCCGAGAAGGACGCGTTGGACCTCGTGAGGCAATGGGGTTTTGTGGATGCGTTCCGGATGCACAACTCAGAAGCGAATCAGTATTCGTGGTGGGATTATCGCGCGGGAGCATTCCGGCGCAACCTTGGACTGCGAATCGATCACGTGTGGGTGACCGAGCCGCTTGCCAAAGAGTCGACTTCTGTCTTGATAGACAAAGAACCTCGCGGCTGGGAGAAGCCTTCCGACCACGCGCCGGTCGTCGCGGATTTCAGATTGGACTCATGA
- a CDS encoding aspartate aminotransferase family protein, translating to MATPEREIPNQRTAEGDWKHLFSYHAFAPALERAEGIYLYDTDGNRYIDASGGPIAMNIAHGDRRVIEAITRQAEKYAYCHPALSNQPRADVCARIARLAPGNLNTTYLCSGGSEAVETAIKIARQYHLARGHEQKNVVIGTWDSYHGMSLGALSVAGGPGFRKPFLPMLANWPHVRHYRNPKERPEGMSEVDWALQCARELEETIYFVGPEQVSAFIATPVGAGKDYGLMPPAEYWQAVREICDRYDVLLIADEVVTGFGRTGRWFAMEHFGVQADIMTTAKGISGLYVPMGAVTVSDEVNEPFAAGETFVHGFTNMGHPLACAASLAVLDILEKDKLVENSATVGAYLHSNAERFLARRTIAEARGKGLLMVLELVRDKDTMEWFPPEANADEKFQAIGLKNGLAFYMSLYGPRRPGALKRGMPIFIAPPLCITREQVDDLMDRLDQTLGEWESSMGI from the coding sequence ATGGCAACACCAGAAAGAGAGATCCCAAACCAGCGAACCGCCGAGGGCGATTGGAAGCACCTCTTCTCCTATCACGCGTTCGCGCCAGCACTCGAGCGCGCCGAAGGCATATACCTCTACGACACTGACGGCAATCGCTACATTGACGCGTCGGGCGGTCCGATTGCGATGAACATAGCGCACGGCGACCGTCGTGTCATCGAAGCCATCACTCGACAAGCCGAGAAGTACGCTTACTGTCATCCCGCGCTTTCCAATCAACCGCGCGCCGATGTCTGTGCCCGAATCGCGCGCCTCGCGCCCGGCAATCTCAACACCACCTATCTGTGCTCGGGCGGCTCGGAAGCGGTCGAGACCGCGATCAAGATCGCCCGCCAGTATCACCTCGCTCGCGGCCACGAGCAGAAGAACGTCGTGATCGGGACCTGGGATAGCTATCACGGAATGTCGCTAGGCGCGTTGTCAGTCGCGGGCGGGCCGGGCTTTCGCAAGCCGTTTCTTCCGATGCTCGCGAACTGGCCTCACGTTCGGCACTACCGCAACCCGAAGGAACGTCCCGAGGGAATGAGCGAAGTAGACTGGGCGCTTCAATGCGCACGTGAGCTCGAAGAGACGATCTACTTCGTCGGGCCCGAGCAGGTATCGGCTTTCATCGCGACTCCGGTCGGCGCCGGCAAAGACTATGGCCTGATGCCGCCCGCCGAGTACTGGCAAGCGGTCCGCGAAATCTGTGATCGCTACGATGTGTTGTTGATCGCCGACGAAGTAGTAACCGGCTTTGGCCGCACTGGCCGCTGGTTCGCGATGGAGCACTTCGGCGTGCAAGCGGATATCATGACCACGGCAAAAGGAATCTCCGGGCTTTATGTCCCGATGGGCGCGGTGACCGTTAGCGACGAAGTGAACGAGCCGTTCGCGGCCGGCGAAACTTTCGTTCACGGCTTCACGAACATGGGTCACCCGCTGGCATGCGCCGCGAGTCTCGCGGTCTTGGACATCCTCGAGAAAGACAAGCTGGTCGAGAACAGCGCCACAGTCGGAGCTTACCTACACTCAAACGCGGAACGCTTTCTCGCGCGCCGCACGATCGCCGAGGCGCGCGGCAAAGGTTTGCTGATGGTGTTAGAGCTAGTACGCGACAAGGACACGATGGAGTGGTTTCCGCCCGAGGCTAACGCTGATGAGAAGTTCCAGGCAATTGGTTTAAAGAACGGTCTTGCCTTTTATATGTCGTTGTACGGCCCTCGTCGCCCCGGAGCCTTGAAGCGAGGAATGCCGATCTTCATCGCGCCGCCGCTGTGCATCACTCGCGAGCAGGTTGATGATTTGATGGACAGGTTGGATCAAACGCTCGGGGAGTGGGAATCGTCGATGGGGATCTAG
- a CDS encoding class I SAM-dependent methyltransferase, translated as MAINEEKMSELLGRFLNDFGGTFHAAMAVIGDKLGLYKAMAEAGPITSEELATRTGTTERYVREWLASQAAGGYASYDAEPGRFFLTEEQAFALTDENGPVFLPGAFQLALSAVKAEPRITDAFRTGDGVGWHEHDPGLFRGTERFFRPGYAANLMSSWIPALEGLEEKLKAGASVADVGCGHGASTILMSQAYPKSTFIGFDYHQGSIEYARKKAVEAGVSDRVSFEVAKAKDYPGSDYDFVAFFDCLHDMGDPAGAAAHVLSTLKPDGSWMIVEPFANDKVEDNLNPIGRIFYAASTMICTPASRSQEVGLGLGAQAGEARIREVVTSGGFKRFRRATQTPFNLVFEARP; from the coding sequence ATGGCTATCAACGAGGAAAAGATGAGCGAGCTTCTTGGAAGGTTTCTGAATGATTTTGGCGGGACCTTTCATGCGGCGATGGCGGTAATCGGAGACAAATTGGGCTTGTACAAGGCGATGGCCGAAGCGGGCCCGATCACCTCGGAAGAGCTTGCCACGCGCACCGGCACAACCGAGCGGTATGTGCGCGAATGGCTCGCGTCGCAAGCGGCCGGGGGCTACGCAAGCTACGATGCGGAACCCGGCCGATTCTTCTTAACCGAAGAACAGGCGTTCGCGCTCACCGACGAGAACGGACCGGTCTTCTTGCCGGGCGCGTTCCAACTTGCGCTCTCGGCGGTGAAGGCCGAACCTCGAATCACGGATGCATTTAGAACTGGCGACGGGGTGGGCTGGCACGAACACGATCCCGGACTGTTTCGGGGCACCGAACGGTTCTTCAGACCGGGCTACGCGGCAAACCTTATGAGCTCCTGGATACCCGCGCTCGAAGGCCTCGAGGAAAAGCTGAAGGCAGGGGCGAGCGTAGCGGATGTCGGTTGCGGCCACGGCGCCTCGACCATTCTGATGTCACAGGCGTACCCGAAATCAACCTTTATCGGATTCGATTACCATCAAGGCTCGATTGAGTACGCCCGCAAGAAGGCGGTCGAAGCAGGTGTATCCGACCGGGTGAGCTTCGAGGTGGCGAAGGCGAAAGATTACCCGGGCAGCGACTATGACTTCGTGGCGTTCTTCGATTGCCTGCATGACATGGGCGATCCGGCCGGAGCGGCGGCTCACGTGCTCAGCACGTTGAAGCCCGATGGTTCGTGGATGATAGTCGAGCCATTTGCCAATGATAAAGTCGAGGACAATTTGAATCCGATAGGCCGGATTTTTTATGCAGCGTCTACGATGATCTGCACGCCGGCATCGCGCTCTCAAGAAGTGGGGTTGGGTCTTGGCGCGCAAGCGGGTGAGGCTCGGATTCGCGAGGTGGTCACGAGCGGAGGCTTCAAGCGATTCCGCCGCGCGACCCAAACGCCGTTCAATCTTGTGTTTGAAGCCAGGCCGTGA